Sequence from the Coleofasciculaceae cyanobacterium genome:
ATTTACATTAAGCGTATTTAATAATGATTTCCTACCTTACGATGATGAACAGCAGTGAGGACATCTAGTTTGGCTACTCTACCAGCTTCTACAGTGCTATAAACAATCCAGTGATCGCTACATTCCAAGCGATTACTAACTTCGCATTCGATATAAGCTAGAGATTCGGCAATAATCGGTGAACCATTATTCGCAGGTACGGTTTTGATACCTTGAAAGCGATCTGCACCAGGGGGGAAACGTTTGAGAAAATGTCTAATTAGATGCTGATAATTGTCTTCTTCTAAGACATTCAACACAAAACGATCGCCAATCTGTAAGAAAGATTCAATTGCCCGATCTTTAGCCACTGCGATCGCAATTCCTAAAGGAGTTAAACTGGCTTGTGTCACCCAAGAGGCAACCATGGCACTAGAGATATCGCCTTTTGTGGCAGTGATAATGTATAAACCGTTGCTAATTCTGCCCAAGGCTTTTTCTAAACTATTGTCAATTGCTTTAATTTGTTTAATAGTGCGATCGCGAGTTAACCACTGTCCTAAATCTGTACCAGCTTCATCACAAACTTGATTTGTAACCCGATCGGGAGATTTTTTGACTAAAATTGGCGGAAAGACTTCAGTTAAGCCAATTTCCTGAAACTTATTCCGCAGTGGATAAATTGGTTCATCTTCGCCACCACCAGATTCAAATAAGGCAATCGCCTGTTTATTATGGGCTGCTGCCATTATAGTACTGAGAATAGTATGGGCTTCTCGATCTGATTGAGATGGCATCCCGATGACTAAACCTGCTGCTTGAGAGACTATTTCTCTTACTTCTTGCGGTTCGGTATTATTCCAGTCAATTAATTCTACAGCCACACCTGTTCTAGTAATTCCATGCGCGATCTCTCTAGCGAGATAATCGCTGTAACCGTAGTCTTGTGAATAAAACAGGGCAACCAAAGTTTCAGTTTTAGTTTGTGCCTGACTCCATTGTTGATAGCGATCGACTAGTTCGGTACGATTATATTGTAGTAAAGGGCCATGTCCTGTGGCGATCGTTCTTAATTCTAGTTTGCTCATTCGTTTAATTGCAGCTAAAACCGAACGCGCATTGGGTTTCATCAGACAATCATAGTAATATTCATAGTCTGCCTCGATTAATTCCAAATCTTCATCAAAAGTAGGTTCATCGCAATAGTGCATCCCAAAAGCATCGCAAGTATAAAGAACTTGAGTTTTATAATCGTAAGTAAAAATCGTATCGGGCCAATGTAAATTAGGCGCCGAAACAAATTCTAATTCATGTCCATTTCCCAAATCCAAGCGATCGCCATTTTTAACTATCTGATGTTCAAAAGGTTTATGCACCATGTCGGCTAAAAATTTAATTGCCACTTTCGCACCGATTACCGTAACCTGGGGTGCTAACGCCAAGATGTCTTTAACTAAACCACTGTGATCTGGTTCGGTATGACTAATAATTAGATAATCCAGTTGCGTTGGATCGATAAAACCTGTTAACAACTCCAGATAAAGCTGACGAAACTTGGCGTGAGAAGTATCTACTAGTGCTAGCTTTTCACCCTGAATGATAAAAGAATTATAAGTAGTCCCGTTTTGTAAGCCAAATTCAACATCAAAGCGATCGCGATCCCAATCTAAACAACGAATGGCATTAGTTTCTGGTGCAATTTCGGTAATTTGTAAAGTCAGTCTGGCAGTAGATTTACTATTTTGGTTAATATCTGTCAATGCAACCATAAGTCAGTTACTCCTGGTTAAGTACTTTTAAATTTCCCTTAGCCCAAATTTTAATTGGATAGAACTTTAATACATCAAGAGTGAGAAAACTTTTTGCCTACTATTTATCACTCACTTGAATTAATACGTTCTCCTAAATCACAAAATGCTTTGGCTTTCTTTCTTTATATTTACGTGCAGCCTCTTAATTTGTAAAATATTTATTTCTGACTATATTGATTAGAGCGACTTATAGTAATAGCAAAAATTGTAGCTATTTATATTAACAGATAAAAATATAGATGAATTATAGATAAAAATCAATCTATCAAATAACAAATTATTTTTATATTAAGCTTGAATATCAAAAATAAGGAAAAACCAACAACATTTAATCTAATTAGCTTATAAATACATTTTTAATATATTATTGCTTATTTTTATAATTCAAATTGAGTATAAATACTCATTACAATGTTTTTGCTTTGTTCCAGCCTAAATTAAGTTCTAATCAGGATTTATCGTGAAAAACGCAATATTTTAGCAAATCAAATTAAAAGTAAAATCAATAACTTTTTATTTAGCATTATTGAGCTTTCTAAATTCTAACTATTGATACCAGGATCTAACTCCTTTTAATAAGAAATACTTGGTCATAAGATTACAAATCGTCATCTCAATTTAAAAATTTTAATGGTATTATTTTTACATAGACAAAAAACAATGCTTTTTAATATTGCATTGACCTTAATCTATATAATAATTAGTCTAAAATAATTTTTCTATCGCAACTTTATTTCCAGACTAGACAAATATTCAATTT
This genomic interval carries:
- a CDS encoding diflavin flavoprotein — encoded protein: MVALTDINQNSKSTARLTLQITEIAPETNAIRCLDWDRDRFDVEFGLQNGTTYNSFIIQGEKLALVDTSHAKFRQLYLELLTGFIDPTQLDYLIISHTEPDHSGLVKDILALAPQVTVIGAKVAIKFLADMVHKPFEHQIVKNGDRLDLGNGHELEFVSAPNLHWPDTIFTYDYKTQVLYTCDAFGMHYCDEPTFDEDLELIEADYEYYYDCLMKPNARSVLAAIKRMSKLELRTIATGHGPLLQYNRTELVDRYQQWSQAQTKTETLVALFYSQDYGYSDYLAREIAHGITRTGVAVELIDWNNTEPQEVREIVSQAAGLVIGMPSQSDREAHTILSTIMAAAHNKQAIALFESGGGEDEPIYPLRNKFQEIGLTEVFPPILVKKSPDRVTNQVCDEAGTDLGQWLTRDRTIKQIKAIDNSLEKALGRISNGLYIITATKGDISSAMVASWVTQASLTPLGIAIAVAKDRAIESFLQIGDRFVLNVLEEDNYQHLIRHFLKRFPPGADRFQGIKTVPANNGSPIIAESLAYIECEVSNRLECSDHWIVYSTVEAGRVAKLDVLTAVHHRKVGNHY